The following coding sequences are from one Prochlorococcus sp. MIT 1314 window:
- a CDS encoding glycosyltransferase, protein MSTSFYKNRRLKSFLFLNACFLVAIIPHFYNIRGFFYFILTLSFLIAFYGLIVISRNFKRNNFLNTFSSRVSNKDLPFLDILVAARDEENVIARLVERLFNLDYPTNKLNIYIIDDGSSDKTPLILDRLSRQFEKLKVISRSPNAGGGKSGALNYALKFTHGEWLLVLDADAQLKKDSLIRLFSFVEEGDWSAVQLRKSVTNVSKNFLTSCQSMEMAMDAIFQYGRLSVAGVSELRGNGQLIKKDTLLACGSFNEETVTDDLDLSLRLLLSQSRIGILWDPPVMEEAVENLNALLAQRQRWAEGGLQRFFDYGDQLLTKKIDYFQKFDLTYFFILQYALPIISIFDLVFSIALLDSPIYFPISLTAFMLSGIAFWYGSYCKSEVPVLDKGNFLMIFLSVFYLSHWFLVIPWVTIKMSIFPKKILWRKTLHTGV, encoded by the coding sequence ATGAGCACGAGTTTTTATAAAAATCGAAGATTGAAGTCGTTTTTATTTCTTAATGCTTGTTTCTTGGTAGCAATCATTCCTCATTTTTACAATATCAGAGGGTTTTTTTACTTTATATTGACTCTTTCATTTTTGATTGCTTTTTATGGATTAATAGTTATTTCTAGAAATTTCAAAAGGAACAACTTTTTAAATACTTTTAGCAGTAGAGTCAGTAATAAAGATTTACCTTTTCTTGATATTTTAGTTGCAGCTAGAGATGAAGAGAATGTTATAGCAAGATTAGTTGAAAGGTTATTTAATTTAGATTATCCAACAAATAAATTAAATATTTATATTATTGATGATGGGAGTTCGGATAAGACGCCTTTAATTTTAGATCGATTATCCAGGCAATTTGAAAAGTTAAAAGTTATCAGTCGTTCTCCAAACGCAGGCGGCGGGAAGTCAGGAGCTTTAAATTATGCCTTGAAGTTTACTCATGGTGAATGGCTCTTAGTCTTGGATGCTGATGCTCAACTCAAAAAAGATTCTTTGATAAGGTTATTTAGTTTTGTAGAAGAGGGAGATTGGTCTGCGGTTCAATTAAGAAAATCAGTAACAAATGTGAGTAAGAATTTTTTAACTTCATGCCAGTCAATGGAGATGGCTATGGACGCTATCTTTCAATATGGAAGGTTATCAGTTGCTGGAGTTTCTGAATTAAGGGGAAATGGGCAATTAATTAAAAAAGATACATTATTGGCATGTGGTTCCTTTAATGAAGAGACAGTTACGGATGATCTAGATTTAAGTTTAAGATTATTATTATCACAATCTAGAATTGGAATCTTATGGGATCCTCCAGTAATGGAAGAAGCAGTTGAGAACTTAAATGCTTTATTAGCTCAAAGGCAAAGATGGGCAGAGGGTGGCTTGCAAAGATTCTTTGATTATGGAGATCAATTACTTACTAAAAAAATTGATTATTTTCAGAAATTTGATTTAACTTACTTCTTCATCTTGCAATATGCACTGCCAATTATTTCTATTTTTGATTTAGTTTTCAGTATCGCTTTATTAGATTCACCAATTTACTTCCCTATTTCATTGACAGCTTTTATGTTATCTGGAATAGCTTTTTGGTATGGCTCATATTGCAAAAGTGAAGTGCCTGTATTGGATAAAGGAAATTTTTTGATGATATTTTTATCCGTTTTTTATTTATCACATTGGTTTCTAGTAATTCCTTGGGTAACAATAAAAATGTCTATTTTTCCAAAAAAGATTCTTTGGCGAAAAACTCTTCATACTGGAGTTTAA
- a CDS encoding SpoIID/LytB domain-containing protein yields the protein MKLKSNFLNLFLGFISLILIDTKFTFNLVAEELLKIELNTEIKKGKFLIGLKQYLGGENDNFSKRKNINFITDKGFLNLISSNGIKHKSKQIKITWRNIPLKNPKTIERIVFGPFASYESAKKQADKLKDKGFKTTVAYPKYWEVWIPFEDDLPEFELKNKIFRKIKNIQITPFLSSENIFKKLEGPIHIYADEEIKINDVTFGKNFYLRQDSYGSWTLIQKIKFDDYLEGVLPYEIGPSSHIEALKAQAVIARTWGIFNSDRFNMDKYHLCISTQCQVYKPPKIKNIKVQKAIEATSNLILKYENQPINAFYHGSNGGISATAGESWQMQNYPYFNTTIDGSKALNQIFKPPITSESELNNFLDFDKEQFYGSNHSLFRWNKEISSLEIKEKLIKNKLININENVLDLNAIERGSSGRVTKLEIQTNKVNKSIILVKDDIRRVLSFLPSNLFTINKLSDDLWLLKGGGFGHGVGLSQSGAIEMADLGFSYEQILNHYYRDAKLEKFEILSQ from the coding sequence ATGAAACTTAAATCTAACTTTCTAAATTTATTTTTAGGCTTTATTTCTCTTATACTAATTGACACTAAATTTACTTTTAATTTAGTCGCGGAAGAATTGCTAAAGATTGAACTCAATACAGAAATTAAAAAAGGAAAATTTTTAATTGGTTTAAAGCAATATCTTGGTGGGGAAAATGATAATTTTTCTAAGAGAAAGAATATTAATTTTATAACTGATAAAGGCTTTTTAAACTTGATTTCATCTAATGGTATTAAACACAAATCAAAACAGATTAAAATTACTTGGAGGAATATACCTCTCAAAAATCCAAAAACAATTGAAAGAATTGTTTTTGGGCCTTTTGCGAGTTATGAATCAGCAAAGAAACAAGCAGATAAACTAAAAGATAAAGGATTTAAGACTACCGTTGCTTACCCTAAATATTGGGAAGTATGGATTCCATTTGAAGATGATCTACCAGAATTTGAATTAAAAAATAAGATTTTCAGAAAAATAAAAAATATACAAATTACTCCTTTTCTAAGTAGTGAGAATATTTTTAAGAAACTCGAAGGACCAATACATATTTATGCTGACGAGGAAATAAAAATAAATGATGTTACTTTTGGCAAGAATTTTTATTTAAGACAAGATTCATATGGAAGTTGGACGTTAATACAGAAAATTAAGTTTGATGATTATTTGGAAGGTGTTTTGCCATACGAAATTGGACCGAGTTCTCATATTGAAGCACTCAAGGCACAAGCAGTTATTGCCCGAACTTGGGGAATTTTTAATTCTGATAGATTTAATATGGATAAATATCATTTATGTATAAGCACTCAATGCCAAGTTTATAAGCCTCCTAAAATAAAAAATATAAAGGTACAAAAAGCTATAGAAGCAACTTCAAATTTAATTCTTAAATATGAAAATCAACCCATAAATGCTTTTTATCATGGTTCTAATGGTGGTATATCTGCCACAGCTGGTGAGTCTTGGCAAATGCAAAATTACCCTTACTTTAATACGACGATAGACGGTTCTAAGGCATTAAATCAAATTTTTAAACCTCCAATTACAAGTGAATCTGAATTAAATAATTTTTTAGACTTTGATAAAGAACAGTTTTATGGAAGCAATCACTCTCTTTTTCGTTGGAATAAGGAAATTTCTAGTCTTGAAATTAAAGAAAAGTTAATTAAAAACAAACTTATAAACATTAATGAAAATGTGTTGGATTTAAATGCTATTGAACGTGGTTCAAGTGGCAGAGTGACAAAATTAGAAATTCAGACGAACAAAGTTAATAAATCTATTATTCTAGTTAAAGATGATATTCGACGGGTATTGAGTTTTTTACCTAGTAATTTATTCACTATTAATAAATTAAGTGATGATTTATGGCTTTTGAAGGGAGGAGGCTTCGGCCATGGTGTAGGTTTATCACAGTCAGGAGCAATTGAAATGGCTGATTTAGGATTCTCTTATGAACAAATATTGAATCATTACTATCGAGATGCAAAACTTGAAAAATTTGAGATATTGTCTCAATGA
- the rpmI gene encoding 50S ribosomal protein L35 yields the protein MSKLKTRKSAAKRFKATATGKFMRRRAFHNHLLDHKSSKVKRHLSTKAVVDERDADNVRLMIPYA from the coding sequence ATGTCTAAACTAAAAACTCGTAAATCAGCTGCCAAAAGATTTAAAGCTACTGCAACGGGTAAATTTATGAGAAGACGAGCTTTCCATAATCATTTACTTGATCATAAAAGCTCAAAAGTAAAAAGACATCTTTCAACGAAAGCCGTAGTTGATGAAAGAGATGCTGATAATGTAAGATTGATGATTCCATACGCATAA
- the rplT gene encoding 50S ribosomal protein L20 — protein MARVKRGNIARKRRNKILNLAKGFRGGNKNLFRTANQRVMKALCNAYRDRRRRKRDFRRLWISRINASARINGTNYSKLINGMKNSEIIINRKMLAQLALNDPKCFEKIVSSVSH, from the coding sequence ATGGCACGTGTTAAAAGAGGCAATATAGCCAGAAAAAGAAGAAACAAAATCTTAAATCTTGCAAAAGGTTTTAGAGGAGGAAACAAAAATCTTTTCAGAACAGCAAATCAAAGGGTAATGAAAGCCCTTTGTAATGCTTACAGAGATCGAAGAAGAAGAAAAAGAGATTTTAGAAGACTTTGGATTTCTAGAATTAATGCTTCAGCCAGAATAAATGGTACTAACTACAGCAAGTTAATAAATGGCATGAAAAATTCAGAAATTATAATTAACAGAAAAATGCTTGCTCAATTAGCCTTAAATGATCCAAAATGTTTTGAAAAAATAGTTTCTTCCGTTAGCCATTAA
- a CDS encoding tetratricopeptide repeat protein: MEISSFQSYLIILFTVLIIISIFVFRQFLKTRSEEFNLVKFEQKGLDSLSKATELYEFGSVQIKKRLYAEATKTFLKAIENYENEPDEAKAIINNALGFSYAAQNEFKKAIKYYNYAIKSLPEYPIALNNLASAQQRLLEYDLAYATYQKVLVIDPKNKTAIKKSKELEKRNNYKPYEGIKNKGF; the protein is encoded by the coding sequence ATGGAAATATCTTCCTTTCAATCGTATTTAATAATTCTTTTTACAGTACTAATAATAATTTCTATTTTTGTATTCAGACAATTTCTAAAAACAAGAAGTGAAGAATTTAATTTAGTAAAATTTGAACAGAAAGGTTTAGATTCTCTATCTAAAGCTACAGAATTATATGAATTTGGGTCTGTTCAGATAAAAAAAAGATTATATGCTGAAGCAACTAAGACTTTTTTAAAAGCAATTGAAAATTATGAAAATGAACCTGATGAAGCCAAAGCCATAATAAATAACGCTTTGGGATTTTCTTATGCTGCTCAAAATGAATTTAAAAAAGCCATTAAATATTATAATTATGCAATAAAATCACTCCCTGAATATCCGATAGCTCTAAATAATCTCGCATCAGCACAACAGCGTTTATTGGAATACGACTTAGCATATGCTACTTATCAAAAGGTTTTAGTGATAGATCCAAAAAACAAAACAGCAATTAAAAAAAGTAAGGAGTTAGAAAAAAGAAATAATTACAAACCTTATGAAGGGATAAAAAATAAGGGATTCTAA
- a CDS encoding thiazole synthase produces MENYSSLLIGGKQFSSRLMVGTGKYKSTQDMVQSLSNSETEIITVAVRRIKNNQTGENLLEKINWEKYWMLPNTAGCVNADEAVRIAILGRELAKLSGQEENNFVKLEVIPDKKYLLPDPIETLKAAEVLIKKGFAVLPYINADPILAKRLEELGCSTVMPLGSPIGSGQGLLNLSNITIIIENARVPVIIDAGIGVPSEASQAMELGADGVLINSAIAQAENPPLMAQAINYGVKAGRQAFLAGRIKKQDFAVASSPEVNISI; encoded by the coding sequence ATGGAAAATTATTCATCTTTACTAATTGGAGGAAAACAATTTTCCAGTAGATTAATGGTAGGTACTGGCAAGTACAAATCTACACAAGATATGGTACAAAGCTTATCAAACTCCGAAACAGAAATTATAACCGTCGCTGTAAGAAGAATTAAAAATAATCAAACAGGAGAAAATTTACTCGAAAAGATTAATTGGGAAAAATACTGGATGCTTCCTAATACAGCGGGTTGTGTAAATGCCGATGAGGCAGTCAGAATAGCAATTTTGGGAAGAGAACTTGCAAAATTATCTGGTCAAGAAGAAAATAATTTTGTCAAGTTGGAAGTTATTCCTGACAAAAAGTATTTACTGCCAGATCCAATAGAAACACTAAAAGCAGCTGAAGTTTTAATAAAAAAAGGTTTTGCTGTACTTCCCTATATCAATGCAGATCCTATTCTTGCAAAAAGACTAGAGGAACTAGGTTGTTCAACTGTAATGCCATTAGGCTCGCCTATTGGCTCAGGACAGGGTTTATTAAATTTATCAAACATAACAATAATTATTGAAAATGCCAGAGTGCCAGTGATAATTGACGCGGGAATTGGGGTACCAAGTGAAGCTTCTCAAGCCATGGAACTTGGAGCTGATGGTGTATTAATCAATAGTGCAATAGCACAAGCTGAAAATCCGCCTCTAATGGCTCAAGCTATAAATTATGGAGTAAAGGCAGGGAGGCAAGCTTTTCTAGCGGGAAGAATTAAAAAACAAGACTTTGCAGTAGCAAGTTCACCGGAAGTAAATATATCTATATAA
- a CDS encoding NAD-dependent epimerase/dehydratase family protein — MKVIVLGGDGFCGWPCAVNLAEQNHDVIIVDNLSRRKIDIDLEVESLTPIASITERLSAWKEIGGKPMRFLNMDISKQYQKLLNLLIDEKPDSVIHFAEQRAAPYSMKSSFTKRYTVDNNVNGTHNLLAAIVESNLDIHVVHLGTMGVYGYGSHRGATIPEGYLKVEVPQPDGSRFEEEILHPASPGSVYHMTKTLDQLLFLYYNKNDLVRITDLHQGIVWGTNTEATLKDPRLTNRFDYDGDYGTVLNRFLMQAAIGYPLSVHGTGGQTRAFIHIKDSVKCVQLALENPPKSGERVKIFNQMTESHQVGELAKKVASLTGADINYLPNPRNEAVENDLIVDNKCFIELGLNPTTLDNGLLEEVVEVAKKYSNRCDLKRIPCVSSWTKKQAEAIKTK; from the coding sequence GTGAAAGTTATTGTTCTTGGTGGAGATGGTTTTTGCGGTTGGCCTTGTGCGGTGAATTTAGCAGAGCAAAATCATGATGTAATTATTGTCGACAATTTAAGTCGTAGAAAAATTGATATTGATCTAGAGGTAGAATCTTTAACTCCAATTGCTTCGATAACAGAACGGCTTTCTGCATGGAAAGAGATTGGAGGTAAGCCTATGAGATTTCTTAATATGGATATCTCTAAGCAATATCAAAAATTACTCAATTTGCTCATTGATGAAAAACCAGATTCCGTGATTCATTTTGCAGAACAAAGAGCAGCACCTTACTCGATGAAATCTAGTTTTACCAAAAGATATACAGTTGATAATAATGTTAATGGCACCCACAACCTTCTTGCTGCAATAGTAGAGAGTAATCTAGATATTCATGTTGTTCATTTAGGAACAATGGGAGTCTACGGATATGGATCACATAGAGGCGCAACAATTCCAGAAGGTTATCTAAAAGTTGAAGTTCCACAACCAGATGGAAGTCGCTTTGAAGAAGAAATATTACACCCTGCAAGTCCAGGTAGTGTCTACCATATGACTAAAACTTTAGATCAATTATTATTTCTTTACTACAACAAAAATGATCTTGTAAGGATCACTGATCTACATCAAGGCATTGTTTGGGGAACAAATACAGAAGCAACCTTAAAAGATCCTAGATTGACAAACCGATTTGACTATGACGGAGATTATGGAACTGTTTTAAACAGATTTCTAATGCAAGCTGCAATTGGATATCCATTAAGTGTTCATGGGACAGGAGGGCAAACAAGAGCATTTATACATATAAAAGACTCTGTAAAATGCGTACAACTTGCTCTTGAAAATCCTCCAAAATCTGGAGAAAGAGTCAAAATCTTCAATCAAATGACTGAGAGTCATCAAGTTGGAGAATTAGCTAAAAAAGTTGCTTCTCTAACAGGAGCTGATATCAATTATTTACCAAATCCAAGGAATGAAGCGGTAGAAAATGATCTAATTGTTGATAATAAATGCTTCATAGAATTAGGTTTAAACCCAACGACTCTTGATAATGGCTTATTAGAAGAAGTTGTTGAAGTTGCTAAAAAATACTCCAATAGATGTGATCTTAAGCGCATCCCTTGTGTTTCATCCTGGACTAAAAAACAAGCTGAGGCTATAAAGACTAAGTAA
- a CDS encoding glycosyltransferase family 1 protein, whose translation MKIALFTETFLPKVDGIVTRLTKTIEFLIKNGNEVIIFCPEGCPESYMGATVVGVAAMPLPLYPELKLGLPGPAVSDKLEKFNPDLIHVVNPAVLGLGGIWLAKTNNIPLIASYHTHLPKYLEHYGMGMLEPLLWELLKAAHNQALLNLCTSTAMVNELKDKGIQRTALWQRGVDTYSFRPDLRSERMREKLFGKYKDADYLLIYVGRLSAEKQIERIKPVLESIPNACLALVGDGPYRNQLEKIFENTKTNFIGYLSGDELASAYASGDIFLFPSSTETLGLVLLEAMAAGCPVIGANKGGIPDIISDGINGCLYDPDEKDNGEQSLIEATKKILENEDKREVMRKEARNEAEKWDWNQATLQLQNYYENTLKEID comes from the coding sequence GTGAAAATTGCATTGTTTACTGAAACTTTTTTACCTAAAGTTGACGGCATAGTCACAAGACTGACTAAAACGATTGAATTTTTAATAAAAAATGGTAATGAAGTTATAATTTTCTGCCCAGAGGGGTGTCCAGAATCATATATGGGAGCAACTGTAGTTGGAGTTGCTGCGATGCCATTACCCTTATACCCAGAGTTGAAGCTTGGCTTACCAGGTCCTGCAGTTTCAGATAAGTTAGAAAAATTTAACCCAGATTTGATACATGTTGTTAATCCAGCTGTACTTGGATTAGGTGGTATATGGTTGGCGAAAACTAATAATATTCCTTTAATTGCTAGCTACCATACTCATCTTCCAAAATATCTGGAACATTACGGTATGGGAATGTTAGAGCCACTTTTGTGGGAATTACTTAAAGCAGCTCATAATCAAGCCTTGTTAAACTTATGTACTTCAACTGCTATGGTCAATGAGTTAAAAGATAAAGGTATTCAAAGGACTGCTCTATGGCAAAGAGGAGTAGATACTTACAGTTTCCGACCAGATTTGAGAAGTGAGAGAATGAGAGAAAAATTATTTGGTAAATATAAAGACGCTGATTACTTATTGATTTATGTAGGAAGATTATCAGCAGAAAAGCAAATTGAAAGAATTAAACCAGTCTTAGAAAGTATCCCTAATGCTTGCCTAGCACTTGTGGGTGATGGACCATACAGAAACCAGCTTGAAAAAATTTTCGAAAATACTAAGACTAATTTCATAGGATATTTATCTGGCGATGAACTTGCTAGCGCCTATGCCTCTGGAGATATATTTTTATTTCCATCTAGTACAGAAACACTTGGATTGGTTTTACTAGAAGCAATGGCAGCAGGATGTCCAGTTATCGGAGCCAACAAGGGGGGGATTCCAGATATTATTAGCGATGGGATTAATGGTTGTTTATATGATCCTGATGAAAAAGATAATGGAGAACAGAGTTTGATTGAAGCGACAAAAAAAATTCTAGAGAATGAAGATAAAAGAGAAGTTATGAGAAAAGAGGCACGAAACGAAGCAGAAAAATGGGATTGGAATCAAGCAACGTTACAACTGCAAAATTATTATGAAAATACTCTCAAAGAAATAGATTAA